The Paenibacillus polymyxa M1 DNA segment TGATATGTTTGTAGGAACTCCCGAAGGTAAACTTATCATTGGCAAAGCTGTAGGCTCCACAAACGATCCTCGAGAGCGTCCGTGGTATAAACAGGCCATGGAGAAACCCGGTCAAACCGTAATCAGCCCTGTCGGGCTCAATACGGCCAAGGTCCCCGTTGTGTACATTTCACGTACACTTCCCGACAACAGCGGCGTTCTCGGTCTTTCTCTGAATTTGAATAATTTAAAAGAAATCACAAAGCTAAGAATCGGACAAAATGGATATATTGTGATATTTGATAGTACCAAACGTATCGTTACCCACCCGACAGAAGTCAGTGGGAGTACCGAAATGGGAGAAAAAACGCCTGAATTGTTTGCCTCCAAGGAAGGCAGCTTCGATCACAATGATGCTGGCGTAGCTAAACATCTGATCTTCAAAACCAATGAGCTGACAGGCTGGAAAATTGCCGGAACGATGGACAAATCAGAAACCCGTGCCTCCGCCCAACCGATTCTTCTCACGACAATCGTAGTGTTGGTCATTGCAGCCATCATCATTGGTGTGCTCGCAATGTGGCTAATCAGCAGCATCCTTAAACCTATCCATAGATTGCGTAACTCTATGGATGCCATCAGCCAAGGTAATCTATCGATTAACGTGGCTACGAACAGCACAGATGAAATTGGTGAACTATCGAGATACTTCCAGCAAATGGTGGATAATCTGCGTAACATGATTAGAGAAATTCAGGCAATGACAGGCAATTTGTCAGCATCCTCGCAAGAGCTTGCCGCAGGTGCAGAACAAACGACCCGTGCCATCGAGCATGTGACCATAGCCATTCAGGATGTCGCTGCCGGCAGCGAACGTCAGGTGGACAGTGCTAAAGATAATCAGGAACGAGTTAGCGGCATGTCTGCTGACATTACAGCTATGACCGACACCATGGCAGAAATGACCACTTATTCCGCACAAGCTATTCAGGCGTCGGATGCAGGCAGTGAGCATATCGGCAATAGTGTCATCTCCATCGATGGTATTCGCACTACCGTGGAAGAGCTCGATACGATTATCAGCGCTTTGAGTGACCGGTCCGGGCGAATCGGAACGATTGTCACCGTCATTACGGAAATTGCTAGCCAGACTAATCTGCTCGCACTGAACGCTTCTATTGAAGCAGCACGCGCAGGGGAGCATGGCAAAGGTTTTGCTGTCGTAGCAACAGAGGTTCGCAAGCTGGCTGAAAACTCAGCTTATTCCGCACAGCAAATTCGTGAACAAATTCAAGGGATACAGAGCGGTGTATCTGAAGCTCTAATCGCTATGGAATCTGCCAAGGAACGTGTAACTGAAGGCATCAATTCCATTGATCTATCCGGTCGCTCCTTCTCGCGCATCCGTAGAGCGGTAGCCAAATCAGCGAAGCAGCTCGATAACGTGGCCGCTTCTACCGCCGGAGTTGCTAATGGAACGAATGCAGTCGTTAGCAGCATGGAGGAAATTACACGCATCGCTGAAGAAGCAGCCTCTCATACAGAGACT contains these protein-coding regions:
- a CDS encoding methyl-accepting chemotaxis protein, producing MKQLKRLKTLTLRKKLTAAFLLVMLVPSIIVGSFSYQAAYNQTDRQLQDSATSSVTASDRAVTQTIQAKLADLEYYSTTLTASDDSAEADDAILKRLQVYLKMHTEVVDMFVGTPEGKLIIGKAVGSTNDPRERPWYKQAMEKPGQTVISPVGLNTAKVPVVYISRTLPDNSGVLGLSLNLNNLKEITKLRIGQNGYIVIFDSTKRIVTHPTEVSGSTEMGEKTPELFASKEGSFDHNDAGVAKHLIFKTNELTGWKIAGTMDKSETRASAQPILLTTIVVLVIAAIIIGVLAMWLISSILKPIHRLRNSMDAISQGNLSINVATNSTDEIGELSRYFQQMVDNLRNMIREIQAMTGNLSASSQELAAGAEQTTRAIEHVTIAIQDVAAGSERQVDSAKDNQERVSGMSADITAMTDTMAEMTTYSAQAIQASDAGSEHIGNSVISIDGIRTTVEELDTIISALSDRSGRIGTIVTVITEIASQTNLLALNASIEAARAGEHGKGFAVVATEVRKLAENSAYSAQQIREQIQGIQSGVSEALIAMESAKERVTEGINSIDLSGRSFSRIRRAVAKSAKQLDNVAASTAGVANGTNAVVSSMEEITRIAEEAASHTETVSAAAEEQLASMEEIGSSAADLTRLAEQLQDLLTQFQLDETK